A section of the Clostridium omnivorum genome encodes:
- a CDS encoding ABC transporter permease yields MKSFWSLIPRRMLKSKKNAFYVGIGIILSISLIIAMNIMIDGLMKDAYKRGIEEDGGTYDVFLYSPDKKNVEKLKKDEVVEKLSSLAYLGKYKVPNTKYELEIDGCENNLGDFLNLKLLQGKYPEKDNEIIIEDWILDSMPQKYHIGDKVKLNLEIGSNKKKNEDKEFVLTGIFNHKFTTNQEKNKGSAYVTEKYVEDTIAAKDTFYKGYFAVNKKYPIQMGVQFIMGSNEYNQLELHTNYGRVIYYEGMKAFNKLSNILSVVLCIVASIIIYNIFNMSVTERIIELGMLRAIGASPVEIEVLVLGEGLILGLIFIPISIIVGNVVMRSIINIAVGNKIFTDITYIPYKAIISSVVVGISTILLGTYFPAKKASKISAMEAINSNNNLQLEGSNVNENSKINKFINKKASFTTSMGYLNLHRNKKRGRSTIVSLTICIIMFIFVGYLIRCSTNSSKSIRESVGGDFAIVAAAKDNPNGALYDEDIKLISEINGIDKINKVKSSSTIMQIPKDAITSEGYNILSKQMLGDDRYDFQKGRYRFKGIEVYGYTSDKLNELNKYLDKGEINEKELLEKPIAIVGQNLNYSNNTKLKVGDKIELQYWEYAPDGRNIKTDTTTFTIGGLLKADFKTTSPNEQNVIFTSEKVAEKYLYIKGYEKVSFNLKKNANYNEVEKELKDKLSKYRNLELVSYREELEKAKKKDIKVTLITYGFVAVLAIVSIINLFNIMSMNIMIRKREIGMLRAVGLGNDEVGKMIAAEGLFYGVSSAFWGTVLGYIINYLFFLLARKSLTSGMTWSISISNILAIWAAVVLICYLAARHGTKKLFTSSIVEDIKVVE; encoded by the coding sequence ATGAAAAGTTTTTGGTCACTAATACCAAGGAGAATGCTTAAGAGCAAGAAAAATGCCTTTTATGTGGGTATAGGAATAATATTATCTATTTCTTTGATTATAGCTATGAATATTATGATTGATGGATTAATGAAAGATGCATATAAAAGAGGCATAGAAGAGGATGGGGGTACTTATGACGTCTTCTTATATTCCCCTGACAAAAAAAATGTAGAGAAGCTAAAGAAGGATGAAGTAGTGGAGAAACTTTCAAGTCTTGCTTATTTAGGAAAATATAAAGTTCCTAACACTAAATATGAATTAGAGATTGATGGATGCGAAAATAACCTTGGGGATTTTCTTAATCTAAAGCTATTACAAGGCAAATATCCAGAAAAAGATAATGAGATAATTATAGAGGATTGGATTTTGGATAGTATGCCCCAAAAGTATCATATTGGTGATAAAGTAAAACTTAATTTAGAAATAGGTAGTAATAAAAAGAAAAATGAAGATAAAGAATTTGTGCTAACAGGTATTTTTAATCATAAATTCACTACCAATCAAGAAAAAAATAAAGGAAGTGCATATGTTACTGAAAAATATGTTGAAGATACAATAGCAGCAAAGGATACTTTTTATAAAGGATACTTTGCTGTGAATAAGAAATATCCTATACAAATGGGTGTACAGTTCATAATGGGTTCTAATGAATACAATCAATTAGAACTACATACTAATTATGGCCGAGTAATATATTATGAAGGAATGAAAGCTTTTAATAAACTCAGTAATATATTAAGTGTGGTTTTATGTATAGTAGCAAGTATTATAATCTATAACATATTTAATATGTCTGTTACAGAGAGGATTATAGAGCTAGGTATGTTAAGAGCCATAGGTGCATCTCCCGTGGAAATAGAAGTACTGGTTTTAGGTGAAGGCCTGATACTAGGCCTTATATTTATTCCCATTTCAATTATAGTTGGAAATGTTGTTATGAGAAGTATTATAAATATTGCTGTAGGAAATAAGATTTTCACTGATATAACTTACATACCATATAAGGCTATTATTTCCTCTGTAGTGGTAGGCATTTCTACAATACTGCTAGGTACATATTTTCCTGCCAAAAAGGCATCTAAAATATCCGCTATGGAAGCAATTAATTCTAATAACAATTTACAATTAGAAGGTTCAAATGTAAATGAAAATTCAAAAATTAATAAGTTTATAAATAAAAAGGCTAGCTTTACCACTAGTATGGGATATCTAAATTTACATAGAAATAAAAAGAGAGGGCGTTCTACTATTGTTTCATTGACTATATGTATAATAATGTTTATATTTGTGGGTTATTTGATACGCTGCTCCACTAATTCATCAAAAAGCATTAGGGAATCTGTAGGAGGAGATTTTGCAATAGTTGCAGCTGCTAAAGATAACCCCAATGGTGCACTTTATGATGAGGATATCAAATTGATTAGTGAGATAAATGGTATAGATAAAATAAATAAAGTAAAGAGTTCTAGTACAATAATGCAAATACCCAAAGATGCAATCACTAGTGAAGGATATAATATTCTCTCTAAACAGATGCTTGGTGATGATAGGTATGACTTCCAAAAGGGGAGATATAGGTTTAAAGGTATAGAAGTATATGGATATACTAGTGATAAATTAAATGAACTAAATAAATACTTGGATAAAGGTGAAATCAATGAAAAGGAACTTCTAGAAAAGCCAATAGCTATAGTAGGTCAAAATCTAAACTATAGCAATAATACTAAGCTAAAAGTTGGGGACAAAATTGAACTACAGTATTGGGAGTATGCTCCTGATGGCAGAAATATTAAAACTGATACAACTACCTTTACTATTGGAGGATTATTAAAAGCAGATTTTAAAACCACTTCTCCTAATGAACAAAATGTTATATTTACAAGTGAAAAAGTTGCAGAGAAGTATCTTTATATTAAAGGATATGAAAAAGTTAGTTTTAATTTGAAAAAAAATGCAAATTACAATGAAGTTGAAAAAGAACTCAAGGATAAGCTCAGTAAATATCGTAATTTAGAACTAGTATCCTATAGAGAAGAACTAGAAAAAGCTAAGAAGAAAGATATTAAGGTGACTTTAATAACCTATGGATTTGTAGCAGTATTAGCTATTGTTAGTATTATTAATTTATTTAATATAATGAGTATGAATATAATGATAAGAAAAAGAGAAATTGGAATGCTAAGAGCTGTTGGACTGGGAAACGATGAAGTTGGAAAAATGATAGCTGCTGAAGGATTATTTTATGGAGTTTCATCTGCATTTTGGGGTACTGTATTGGGATATATAATTAATTATCTATTCTTTTTACTGGCTAGAAAATCTTTAACAAGTGGAATGACATGGAGTATATCTATAAGCAATATTTTGGCTATCTGGGCAGCAGTAGTATTAATATGTTATTTAGCTGCAAGACATGGTACGAAAAAATTATTTACGTCTAGTATTGTTGAAGATATTAAAGTAGTAGAGTAA
- the rbsK gene encoding ribokinase produces the protein MNRICVLGSMNMDIVLKVKNMPQVGETIMSKSMEKIAGGKGANQAVAAKRSGAEVYMIAKVGRDDNGMILTEELEKDNIDVRYVFKDDKEPTGMAIINVDDNGDNSIIVVSGANMAINSNEINSTEGAIEESNIVITQFETPMDMSIEAFKLAKKHDKLTILNPAPAREIDDELLKYTDIIIPNETEAALLTNIEVKDLDSGKRAAEEFFKKGVKCVIITLGEKGAAVITKENSEIVRAYKVEAIDTTAAGDSFIGALSSTIDAENLSFEDIKAAVRFGNKVSSIAVQRKGAQPSIPYLNEVLDIYKEA, from the coding sequence ATGAATAGAATTTGCGTGCTTGGAAGCATGAATATGGATATAGTATTAAAAGTAAAAAATATGCCTCAGGTTGGGGAAACTATAATGTCAAAGTCTATGGAAAAGATAGCTGGCGGAAAAGGTGCAAATCAAGCTGTAGCTGCTAAGAGAAGCGGTGCAGAGGTATATATGATAGCCAAGGTTGGCAGAGATGATAACGGTATGATTTTAACAGAAGAACTTGAGAAAGATAATATTGATGTGAGATATGTTTTTAAAGATGACAAAGAACCTACAGGAATGGCAATTATTAATGTAGACGATAATGGGGATAATTCAATTATAGTGGTTTCTGGTGCTAATATGGCAATAAACAGTAATGAGATAAACAGTACTGAAGGTGCAATAGAAGAGTCAAATATAGTTATTACTCAATTTGAAACTCCAATGGATATGTCAATAGAAGCTTTCAAATTAGCAAAAAAGCATGACAAGCTTACTATTTTAAATCCAGCACCAGCTAGAGAAATAGATGATGAACTTCTTAAATATACAGATATAATAATTCCAAATGAAACAGAGGCAGCACTTTTAACAAATATAGAAGTTAAAGATTTAGACAGTGGAAAGAGAGCAGCTGAAGAGTTTTTCAAAAAGGGTGTTAAATGTGTAATAATCACTCTTGGTGAAAAAGGAGCAGCTGTAATAACAAAGGAAAACAGTGAAATAGTGCGTGCATATAAGGTTGAAGCAATTGATACTACAGCAGCAGGTGATAGCTTTATAGGAGCACTTTCTTCCACTATAGATGCAGAAAATTTAAGTTTTGAAGATATAAAGGCTGCGGTTCGGTTCGGAAATAAGGTTTCATCAATTGCAGTACAAAGAAAAGGTGCACAGCCATCAATACCATACTTAAACGAAGTACTTGATATTTATAAGGAGGCCTAA
- the rbsB gene encoding ribose ABC transporter substrate-binding protein RbsB — protein MKRRSLKLLSLSVVSMLLVGSLVGCSQQKESTTTATKKLGMVISTLNNPFFVSMKDGAEKKAKELGYTLVVLDSQNDSAKERSNVEDLMQQGVTAIIINPTDSDAVKNSIQVANDKKVPVITVDRQANGGDVVCHVASDNVKGGSMAADFILDQLKTKSDIKIVELQGIPGASATRDRGAGFHKVVDGKANVKVVASQAADFDRQKGLSVTENIIQATPAFDAVFAHNDEMALGAVKALKAANKNVIIVGFDGNKDAVDAVNSGDMAATIAQQPDLMGSMAVDNAVKVTKGETVPKQIPVELKIVKK, from the coding sequence ATGAAAAGAAGAAGTTTAAAGCTATTATCCTTATCAGTTGTATCTATGTTATTAGTAGGCAGCCTTGTAGGTTGTTCACAGCAGAAGGAAAGCACAACTACTGCTACTAAAAAGCTTGGTATGGTTATATCAACCTTAAACAATCCATTCTTCGTTTCCATGAAGGACGGTGCTGAGAAAAAGGCTAAAGAATTAGGCTACACTCTTGTAGTTTTAGATTCACAAAACGACTCAGCTAAAGAAAGATCAAACGTAGAAGACTTAATGCAGCAAGGTGTTACAGCAATTATTATAAACCCTACAGATAGTGATGCAGTAAAAAATTCTATTCAAGTTGCTAATGATAAGAAAGTTCCAGTTATTACTGTTGACAGACAAGCAAATGGTGGAGATGTAGTTTGCCACGTAGCATCAGATAACGTTAAGGGTGGAAGCATGGCAGCAGATTTCATATTAGATCAATTAAAGACTAAATCAGATATAAAGATAGTTGAACTTCAAGGAATACCAGGAGCTTCTGCTACAAGAGATAGAGGAGCTGGTTTCCACAAGGTTGTAGACGGAAAAGCTAATGTTAAAGTAGTTGCAAGCCAAGCAGCAGATTTTGATAGACAAAAGGGACTATCTGTAACTGAAAATATAATTCAAGCTACACCAGCTTTTGATGCAGTGTTCGCTCATAATGATGAAATGGCTTTAGGGGCAGTAAAAGCATTAAAAGCAGCTAACAAAAACGTTATAATAGTAGGCTTTGATGGAAATAAGGATGCTGTAGATGCTGTTAACAGTGGAGATATGGCAGCTACAATAGCACAACAACCAGACTTAATGGGTTCAATGGCAGTGGACAATGCAGTTAAGGTTACTAAAGGTGAAACAGTACCAAAACAAATACCAGTAGAACTTAAGATAGTTAAAAAGTAA
- the rbsD gene encoding D-ribose pyranase produces MKKTALLNSDISEVISKMGHTDEIAIGDCGLPIPDETRRIDVALIKDIPSFIQTLKVVLLELQVEEAIIAAETKDINPKVYSEIQQCLENVKITFISHEELKQELKKCKAVIRTGEQTPYANIILKSGVVF; encoded by the coding sequence ATGAAAAAGACAGCTTTGTTAAATAGCGATATATCAGAAGTAATATCAAAAATGGGGCATACAGATGAAATAGCTATAGGGGATTGTGGACTGCCAATACCTGATGAAACAAGAAGAATAGATGTAGCTCTTATTAAGGATATACCAAGTTTTATACAAACTCTTAAAGTTGTTCTATTGGAACTTCAAGTAGAAGAGGCAATAATTGCAGCAGAAACAAAGGACATAAATCCTAAGGTGTATAGCGAAATTCAGCAGTGCTTAGAAAATGTGAAAATAACATTTATATCCCATGAAGAGCTAAAACAAGAGCTTAAAAAATGTAAAGCAGTTATAAGAACAGGAGAGCAAACTCCATATGCAAATATTATTTTGAAGTCAGGAGTTGTCTTCTAA
- a CDS encoding ABC transporter permease has product MKNSIKGNLVKYKSLLAFFVLCIIISVITPRFLTVSNITNVLTQVSVNAVIAIGMTFVILTGGIDLSVGSILAIAGALAASVVKTNGNVLLAVIVAVIVGGAIGLINGLLVSKGKVQAFIVTLASMTILRGVTYVFTNGTPISGLNNAFSAIGNKKMGVLPVPVLIMAVAVLIAYYLLSQTKFGRYLYALGGNEDSARLSGINTDKIKTWVYVVSGIAAAISGVIITSRIGSASPNAGSGFELDAIAAVVIGGTSLSGGEGSVVGTIIGALIIGVLNNGLNLMNVSPFYQSIVKGLVILIAVLLDKKSNKSR; this is encoded by the coding sequence ATGAAGAATAGTATAAAAGGAAATTTAGTTAAATATAAATCACTTCTAGCATTCTTTGTGCTATGTATCATTATATCAGTAATTACACCTAGATTCTTGACAGTATCTAATATTACAAATGTACTAACTCAGGTTTCTGTAAACGCTGTAATAGCTATAGGTATGACCTTCGTAATTCTAACAGGAGGCATAGATCTTTCAGTTGGTTCAATTCTAGCAATAGCTGGAGCCTTAGCAGCATCAGTTGTAAAGACTAACGGAAATGTACTTTTAGCAGTAATCGTTGCAGTAATAGTTGGTGGAGCCATAGGGTTAATTAATGGTCTATTAGTATCAAAGGGAAAGGTTCAAGCCTTTATTGTAACACTTGCATCAATGACAATATTAAGAGGAGTAACCTATGTATTTACCAATGGAACTCCAATATCAGGATTAAATAATGCATTTAGTGCAATTGGAAATAAAAAAATGGGTGTACTCCCAGTACCAGTGTTGATTATGGCTGTGGCAGTATTAATTGCATACTATCTACTAAGTCAAACTAAGTTTGGAAGATATTTATATGCATTAGGTGGTAATGAAGATTCAGCAAGACTTTCTGGTATAAATACAGACAAAATAAAAACTTGGGTATATGTAGTATCAGGTATTGCAGCAGCAATAAGTGGTGTAATTATCACAAGCAGAATAGGTTCAGCTTCTCCTAATGCTGGTTCAGGCTTTGAGCTTGATGCCATTGCAGCAGTAGTAATAGGTGGAACAAGTCTTTCTGGTGGAGAAGGAAGTGTAGTTGGCACTATAATAGGTGCCCTAATAATAGGAGTTTTAAACAATGGATTAAACCTTATGAACGTTTCACCCTTCTATCAGTCAATAGTTAAGGGCTTGGTTATATTAATAGCCGTACTTTTAGATAAAAAGAGCAATAAATCAAGATAA
- a CDS encoding S8 family serine peptidase codes for MKRGFIGVIILSLLLTCSCTQKAKTADVKQSDSKVELGIVRHPPAASYSRGKMTGLPSFNPNSEDNWQVDLRSYDISDLSLADRLKDLKYADFDSKTVWPKNLPKEFDKDKIMELGKNPGLGIRELHSKGITGKGVGVAIIDQQLLVDHTEYKDRLRYYDEIHIDNGTPAQMHGPAVASIAVGKNVGVAPEADLYYIAETHGDFKDGGFDWDFTWLAKSIDRILEVNKSLENDKKIRVISISVGWSKEQKGYKEVTEAVKRAKKEGILVVSSSIHETYKFNFQGLGRDILNDPESPSSYEPGIFWKNEYLKKPDLLKTSDYLLIPMDSRTVASPTGEEDYVFYRNGGWSWSIPYISGLYALACQVNPDITPEKFWEAALSTGDIIDYKNDNKTYKFGTIVNPKKLMDKIEKK; via the coding sequence ATGAAGAGAGGTTTTATAGGAGTAATTATTTTATCCTTGCTACTAACTTGCTCCTGTACGCAAAAGGCAAAAACGGCGGATGTAAAACAGAGTGATAGTAAAGTTGAACTTGGTATTGTAAGGCATCCGCCAGCAGCAAGCTACTCAAGGGGAAAAATGACAGGACTTCCAAGCTTTAATCCAAACTCTGAGGATAACTGGCAAGTGGATTTGAGAAGCTATGATATTAGTGATTTATCATTAGCTGATAGATTAAAAGATTTAAAATATGCTGACTTTGATAGTAAAACTGTTTGGCCAAAGAATTTACCTAAAGAATTTGATAAGGATAAGATTATGGAACTTGGAAAGAATCCTGGTCTTGGCATTAGAGAACTCCACAGCAAAGGTATTACTGGAAAAGGAGTCGGAGTAGCTATAATTGACCAGCAGCTTTTAGTAGATCATACAGAATATAAGGACAGATTAAGGTATTATGATGAAATACATATTGATAATGGTACTCCAGCACAAATGCATGGTCCAGCTGTAGCTTCAATAGCTGTAGGAAAAAATGTGGGCGTTGCACCAGAAGCAGACTTGTATTACATTGCTGAAACACATGGAGATTTTAAAGATGGTGGATTTGACTGGGATTTCACTTGGCTTGCTAAATCTATCGATAGAATTTTGGAGGTAAATAAAAGCCTTGAAAACGATAAAAAAATAAGGGTAATATCCATATCCGTGGGGTGGAGCAAAGAGCAAAAGGGATACAAAGAAGTAACTGAAGCAGTTAAAAGAGCAAAAAAAGAAGGAATTTTAGTAGTATCATCATCAATACATGAAACCTATAAATTTAATTTTCAAGGCTTAGGAAGAGATATACTCAATGACCCAGAAAGTCCTAGTTCTTATGAACCCGGAATCTTTTGGAAGAATGAGTATTTAAAGAAGCCTGATCTGTTAAAGACAAGTGATTATTTGCTTATACCTATGGATTCAAGAACTGTAGCAAGCCCAACAGGAGAGGAAGACTATGTTTTTTATAGAAATGGAGGCTGGAGTTGGTCAATACCATATATTTCAGGCTTATATGCTCTTGCTTGCCAAGTAAATCCAGATATCACTCCTGAAAAGTTTTGGGAAGCAGCTTTAAGTACTGGGGATATTATTGATTATAAAAATGATAATAAAACTTATAAGTTTGGAACCATAGTAAATCCAAAGAAGCTTATGGATAAGATAGAAAAGAAGTAG
- a CDS encoding sugar ABC transporter ATP-binding protein: MKEQKPMLKMTKITKSFPGVKALEDVNLTAFGGEITALMGENGAGKSTLMKILSGVYKKDSGTIEIDGEEVQITGIKEAESLGVTIIHQELSVLPNLTVAENIFLGNEKTNKFTGRIEKRLINERSKMFLDQIGCKIDPSTLVKNISVGEKQMIEIAKALTKNSKIIIMDEPTTALTDVETKKLFEVIKSLKEKGIAVIYISHRMEEIFAICDKVVVLRDGKYVGEERVKDIDNDKLINMMVGRNIEEQFPYKEYKKGQVLLEVKNLNYGNIVKDASLAVKAGEILGVAGLMGSGRTELAKTIFGEYKATSGEIYVEGKKVKINFTRDAINNGVCYLSEDRKKEGLVLGMSVGRNMTLSNIEKYENKFKRIDQNAESKDVEEYIKKLKVKTPSSAQLIKNLSGGNQQKVILAKWLLVAPKVLIIDEPTRGIDVGAKKEIYELLNELKSMGKAIIMISSDLPEVLGISDRIIVMSEGKISGELAREDANQESVMKLAVGIK; the protein is encoded by the coding sequence ATGAAAGAGCAAAAGCCAATGCTTAAAATGACAAAAATAACAAAGTCTTTTCCAGGAGTTAAGGCCCTTGAGGATGTAAACCTTACTGCATTTGGCGGAGAGATTACAGCTCTTATGGGGGAAAATGGTGCTGGTAAATCAACTCTTATGAAGATATTAAGTGGTGTTTATAAGAAAGATTCTGGAACCATAGAAATAGATGGAGAAGAAGTACAAATTACTGGTATTAAGGAAGCAGAATCGCTTGGGGTTACAATAATCCACCAAGAGTTAAGTGTACTGCCAAACCTTACAGTAGCAGAAAATATATTTTTAGGTAATGAAAAAACAAATAAGTTTACTGGAAGAATAGAAAAAAGGCTTATAAACGAAAGAAGCAAGATGTTTTTAGACCAGATTGGCTGTAAGATAGACCCTTCTACTTTAGTAAAGAATATCAGCGTAGGAGAAAAGCAAATGATCGAAATTGCTAAGGCTCTTACTAAAAATTCTAAAATAATTATAATGGATGAGCCAACTACAGCCTTAACTGATGTAGAAACTAAAAAACTATTTGAGGTAATAAAAAGCTTAAAGGAAAAAGGAATTGCAGTCATCTATATATCCCATAGAATGGAAGAGATTTTTGCAATATGCGATAAGGTAGTTGTTTTAAGAGATGGAAAGTATGTTGGAGAAGAAAGAGTTAAGGATATAGATAATGATAAGTTAATCAATATGATGGTTGGAAGAAATATTGAGGAACAGTTCCCATATAAGGAATATAAAAAGGGCCAAGTGCTTTTAGAAGTTAAAAACTTAAATTATGGAAATATAGTAAAGGATGCATCACTTGCAGTAAAAGCCGGAGAAATACTTGGTGTTGCAGGGCTTATGGGGTCAGGAAGAACTGAACTTGCTAAAACTATATTTGGAGAGTATAAAGCTACTTCTGGAGAGATATATGTTGAAGGTAAGAAGGTAAAAATTAATTTTACTAGAGATGCAATTAACAATGGAGTTTGTTATCTATCAGAAGATAGAAAAAAAGAAGGCTTAGTTTTAGGAATGTCCGTTGGTAGAAACATGACTTTAAGCAATATAGAAAAGTATGAAAATAAATTTAAACGTATTGACCAAAATGCTGAGAGTAAAGACGTAGAGGAATACATTAAAAAACTTAAGGTTAAGACACCAAGCAGTGCACAACTTATTAAAAATTTAAGTGGTGGCAATCAGCAGAAGGTAATACTTGCTAAGTGGCTCCTGGTAGCACCAAAGGTTTTAATCATCGATGAGCCTACTAGAGGTATAGATGTAGGAGCAAAGAAGGAAATATACGAATTATTAAATGAATTAAAATCCATGGGAAAAGCAATAATTATGATTTCTTCAGACTTGCCGGAAGTATTAGGGATAAGCGATAGAATTATAGTTATGAGCGAAGGAAAAATATCCGGAGAGCTTGCTCGTGAGGATGCAAATCAAGAATCTGTAATGAAGCTAGCCGTAGGAATAAAATAG
- a CDS encoding M56 family metallopeptidase, giving the protein MGKFFTEFIIIFLWILRASCIASILIVCVAILRKMFKDKLAVEFNYLLWIIIFLRLVVPMFPQSKFSVFNYIERASEKPAVIYSDTQSYYETKNNERDTTINSLFIDKSKEPVVIDNSEGINKYLFLKYGFILWILGISILAAVYLAMRIIFSIKLMLDKTNVKDSRIEILERGKKRVGYYKNIKLLESNIVKSPCIYGVFKPKILIPYNLAASLSDKDLENIFIHEISHMKRRDTLRIYLTQIILVVHWFNPLVWYAYKMFREDTELCCDNKALNKLDNGEVKNYGITIIKLMSKFTSKSKIAATVGALGTKHESKRRIKMISKYKRITAKNAIYGTILVLVFAMTTLTDSKALGIEKYRNIDNINVQFIEDKEVLGNWESIDFVPSIESFNLDKNYWNKEILNFNIQFNRDGSTQNSWLTWTKGLIMHHGDKTASKYYIKEIEGNKYLFMEWKSGDYIYRGEITGYYVLKKAN; this is encoded by the coding sequence ATGGGGAAATTCTTTACTGAATTTATTATTATATTTCTATGGATTTTAAGGGCATCCTGTATAGCATCTATACTAATTGTCTGTGTAGCAATACTTAGAAAAATGTTTAAGGATAAATTAGCAGTAGAGTTTAATTACTTGCTCTGGATTATTATTTTCCTAAGATTAGTTGTACCAATGTTTCCACAGAGTAAGTTTTCTGTTTTTAATTACATAGAGCGTGCTTCAGAGAAACCAGCAGTAATATATAGTGATACACAAAGTTATTATGAAACTAAAAACAATGAAAGAGATACTACTATTAATTCATTATTTATAGACAAGTCAAAGGAACCAGTGGTAATTGATAATTCGGAAGGAATAAATAAATACCTATTTCTTAAATATGGTTTTATACTATGGATTTTAGGAATAAGTATATTGGCAGCAGTATATTTAGCTATGAGAATAATATTTAGCATAAAACTTATGCTAGATAAAACTAATGTGAAGGATAGTAGAATTGAAATTCTAGAGAGAGGTAAAAAAAGAGTAGGATACTATAAAAATATTAAACTATTAGAAAGTAATATAGTTAAAAGTCCATGTATCTATGGTGTTTTTAAACCAAAGATATTAATACCTTATAATTTAGCTGCGAGTTTAAGTGATAAGGATTTAGAAAATATTTTTATTCATGAAATATCTCATATGAAAAGAAGAGATACACTAAGAATTTACTTAACTCAGATTATTTTGGTAGTGCATTGGTTTAATCCCCTTGTATGGTATGCTTACAAAATGTTTAGAGAAGATACGGAGTTATGCTGCGATAATAAAGCCCTTAATAAATTAGATAATGGTGAAGTTAAAAACTATGGCATAACAATAATAAAACTTATGAGTAAGTTTACTTCTAAGTCTAAAATAGCTGCAACAGTAGGGGCTTTGGGTACAAAACATGAGAGTAAGAGACGAATAAAAATGATAAGCAAATATAAAAGAATAACTGCTAAGAATGCAATTTATGGAACAATTTTAGTACTAGTTTTTGCTATGACTACACTTACAGATTCTAAGGCATTAGGGATTGAAAAATATAGAAATATTGATAATATAAATGTTCAATTTATAGAGGATAAAGAAGTGTTGGGGAATTGGGAGAGTATAGACTTTGTTCCAAGTATAGAAAGCTTTAATTTAGATAAAAACTATTGGAACAAAGAAATATTGAATTTTAATATTCAATTTAATAGAGATGGAAGTACGCAAAATAGTTGGTTGACTTGGACTAAAGGGCTTATAATGCATCATGGAGATAAGACTGCAAGTAAATACTATATAAAAGAAATTGAAGGAAATAAATATTTATTTATGGAATGGAAGAGCGGGGATTACATATATAGAGGAGAGATTACAGGATATTATGTTTTGAAAAAGGCAAATTAG
- a CDS encoding ABC transporter ATP-binding protein gives MELLRTVNLTKTYGFKETAVKALKPTDLEIRKGEFTAIIGPSGSGKSTLLHLLAGLDKPSAGQVYINSTNIYSMSEKELSRFRRRNIGFIFQFFNLIPILNVEENIKLPLLMDRKKVDQDYIDELMGTLGLKDRRKHLPGEISGGQQQRASIARALANKPSIIFADEPTGNLDSKNSAEVLELLTHSIIKFNQTLVIITHDPNVARCANRIITLADGDIIEDKRVNL, from the coding sequence ATGGAATTATTGAGAACGGTAAATTTAACAAAGACTTATGGCTTTAAAGAAACTGCAGTGAAGGCACTTAAGCCTACAGATCTTGAAATTAGAAAAGGTGAATTTACTGCAATAATTGGACCAAGTGGTTCAGGTAAGAGTACGCTACTTCACCTTTTAGCAGGACTTGATAAGCCTTCTGCTGGACAAGTGTATATTAATAGTACAAATATATATTCTATGAGCGAAAAAGAATTATCTAGATTTAGAAGGAGAAACATAGGGTTTATTTTTCAGTTTTTTAACCTTATACCTATATTGAATGTGGAAGAAAACATTAAATTACCGCTCTTAATGGATAGGAAAAAGGTAGATCAAGATTATATAGATGAGCTTATGGGGACTCTTGGACTAAAGGATAGGAGGAAACATCTGCCAGGAGAAATATCTGGAGGGCAACAGCAAAGGGCATCTATAGCAAGAGCACTAGCTAATAAACCTTCTATTATTTTTGCAGATGAGCCTACAGGGAATTTGGATAGCAAGAATAGTGCTGAGGTATTGGAACTTTTAACTCACTCAATTATTAAATTTAATCAAACACTTGTCATAATAACTCATGATCCTAATGTAGCTAGATGTGCTAATAGAATTATAACTTTAGCTGATGGCGATATCATAGAGGACAAGAGGGTGAACCTATGA